The region CAATCTTCTCCTTGTCGCTAAGCCATCCATCAAGCAACCTAATGCGATCATCCTTTTCTTTTGTGAACTGTTCAATGAATGCTGTAATGGCAATAGCTGTGGTGTTGCCATCAGCATCCTGAAGAACAAGATTATTGTCCCCCTTGATCCGGATATGATTCCATTTCCAGTTCATAGCTGAAGAGTTGTCGACTGTTTATTCCTGTTTCACCCTGTTACGAGACCCGTTGATGCTGGCATCATTGTTTCCAGAACCATCTGTTCCCTGAAGAACCATGTTATCATCACCTTTGATAATGACCCTATTAACAACCCTTGCCGTTACTGGGTTGAAAGCGAGAACGAGTGCGGCTATAAAACTGAGCAGAAATTGCATGTTAGTGTCACCAAGCCACTCAGGCCATTGGTCAATACTATCCTGAAGAACAGGATTCAAGAACCATATTGCGATGAAAATGAGCAGCATGACAAACAACTTGAGCAGAAAGGTTTTCATGGTTCTCATATTGTCTTTATTGGCATGAATTACTAAGATACGCTTTTGTTACGTAATATTTCGATCAGTCCTTCCTGACTTCTGCCCGCCAAACGCCACCATCATCTCCCTGACCTGGGCCTGCAGGGTCTCGACCTGGCCACTCAGCCGGGCAGCTTCTTCACGCGCGGCATCACGTGCTGACACTGCTTCTTTCACAACAACTTTCTGCTCCTGAAGCTCTTTCTCGGCATCCTTCGCTTTCTGTCCTGCCGCCTCCAGACGTTCCTTTGCCTGGGCAAGTTCCACTGCCTGTTTCTGATACGCATTCTTCAACTCAGTGAGAGCACTCCCCTGCTCTTCTGCATCCCTGACCGCCTTTTCAAGTCTGGCCTCAAGCTCCTCAACAGTTTCGGATGCATCGGCCAGTTCACGGTCTGCCTGCTGTCGCTGCTCTTCCGCCCGGCGCGTTACGTCGGCCACACGACGATCAGCTACCCTGACCGCCTTGTCATTCAGCTCGACAGCAAAGGAGTGTATCCGCTCGGTCAGCTGTTTTGTCATATCAGCAACCGTCTCGGCCACCTCAACCGGCAATTCCGCCACCGACTCATTCTGCTGTTCATCCTGGCTGCTGACATATTCATCCCAGACCTGCTTCAGACGCGCAGGGTATCCACCCCCCACCTGCTTGCGAAGAGCAAAGCCAGTGATATTGCGTCCGGATGCCTGTAGCTCCTTGCCTGCCTTGATGATCTCTTCGGGGGTATACTCTGCTGGTCTCATGGCTCGTTCCTCCATTTTTTCATTGCCGTTTCCTGATAAAATAACAAGAAATAAAGAAAGTTATAAATAAAGAAAGAAATAAAATGTAATACCTGCGTACACCCAGCAGCACAATACATAACAGAACATCCGGATATCATCGAGTTGGTGCTGTGCATCCGGATTGATGCAGAAACAGATGTGAAAAATGAATCACTGAAAAGCTCTTCGGGGAAACGAGACACGCGCATCCGCTGCAGGCGGACACCGGACAATCCTCGCCCATAGTACTGACCGGCACAGAACGGGGCACTTAGGCGAAAAAGGTATGCTCTTATCATGACAGACAGGGATTCTCATATATGAACCTCCATCATCGAAGCTTAAAACAAGCGCTCTCCCCTCTCCCTACTGCCTTGCATAAGGACTTAGGAACGCAGAATGTTACATGATGAATTCAGAACTCAGGCGCAGATATCCTGACTTTACATGCAAGAAAACAGAATCGCACAACATTCATCAGAAAAAAGTGAAACAACTTACAATATTCTATAAATCTATAAATTACAGGTTTACAGAATTACAGAATCTACAAACACAGGAAAACTTGCAGAACATGAAAAAGAGACGTATTATTTGCTATACATGTATAGGAAAAGACGCACAGCATCATGAAAAAACAGATCAACATAAGGCTTCCTGAAGAAGTCGATGAGCGACTGCAGATGCTCGCTGAAACAACAGGTCGAACCAAAACCTTCTACGCCGAACAGGCCATTCTGAAATTCATTGGCGAAATGGAGTCCTACTACCAGGCGGAGACAGACCATATCAGCTATACATCAACCCGCTCAAAAGAAACAGGGAGACATAGTGGCGAACAGACAGCTTGAACGCATCTTCCAGGAGGCGATGGAAATAGAAGCCGAATCGGCCAAGGAGGCTGGAACGATAAGCTATATGGCCAGGTCCATGGTCATGGCCACGCTTCCGCACCGGGCGGTGAAAGGATCTGAATTTGTAAGGAAGAACGGCGCCTATACACTGTCACTGCTCTCACCTTCCAATGTCGGCTTACCTTACGGATCCCTGCCCAGGCTGCTTATATCATGGGTAACCACAGAAGCAGTTCGAACAAAAGAACGCGAACTCATACTGGGAGACACACTCAGCGAGTTCATGAGGGAGCTGGACATCGTACCCACTGGTGGGCGATGGGGAAGCATCACCCGCCTTAAGAACCAGATGAAACGGCTTTTTGCATCATCCGTACGGGCAACATTTGATGATGGGGACAGTTTTGCGGTAGGATCCGTCAATATTGTCGATGCGGCAAACCTGTGGTGGGATCCAAAAGACCCAAAACAGACGACGATGTGGAAATCGTCCCTGCTTCTGGGCGAAAAGTTTTTCAGGGAGATTATCGACAGCCCTGTTCCAATTGACATGAGAGCGCTCAAGGCCCTCCGCCAGTCCCCCATGGCGCTGGATATCTATACGTTTTTAACCTACAGGATGAGTTACCTCAGCAAGCCGACAGTAATCCCATGGGAAAGCCTGCAGGCACAGATGGGGGCAGAATTTTCGCCAACAAGTGAAGGGGCAAGGAATTTCAAGAAGAAATTTCTCATGCACCTGAAGCGTGTCAAGCTCATCTACAATGAACTTGATGTCAATGACCAGAAAGCTGGACTTCTTCTGAAACCTAGCAGAACACATGTACTGAAACTCAAATAACAACCCACCCGGCCAGTCAGCCTACTCCCTCGGTGCAACCTTCACAGGGGAATCCATATCTATAAATCTGTAAATTTTCAATTCACAGATTTATAGACTCAGCGATCCTCACT is a window of Prosthecochloris aestuarii DSM 271 DNA encoding:
- the relB gene encoding type II toxin-antitoxin system RelB family antitoxin, producing the protein MKKQINIRLPEEVDERLQMLAETTGRTKTFYAEQAILKFIGEMESYYQAETDHISYTSTRSKETGRHSGEQTA
- a CDS encoding DNA-binding protein, whose amino-acid sequence is MRPAEYTPEEIIKAGKELQASGRNITGFALRKQVGGGYPARLKQVWDEYVSSQDEQQNESVAELPVEVAETVADMTKQLTERIHSFAVELNDKAVRVADRRVADVTRRAEEQRQQADRELADASETVEELEARLEKAVRDAEEQGSALTELKNAYQKQAVELAQAKERLEAAGQKAKDAEKELQEQKVVVKEAVSARDAAREEAARLSGQVETLQAQVREMMVAFGGQKSGRTDRNIT
- a CDS encoding replication protein RepA, encoding MANRQLERIFQEAMEIEAESAKEAGTISYMARSMVMATLPHRAVKGSEFVRKNGAYTLSLLSPSNVGLPYGSLPRLLISWVTTEAVRTKERELILGDTLSEFMRELDIVPTGGRWGSITRLKNQMKRLFASSVRATFDDGDSFAVGSVNIVDAANLWWDPKDPKQTTMWKSSLLLGEKFFREIIDSPVPIDMRALKALRQSPMALDIYTFLTYRMSYLSKPTVIPWESLQAQMGAEFSPTSEGARNFKKKFLMHLKRVKLIYNELDVNDQKAGLLLKPSRTHVLKLK